The following are encoded in a window of Solidesulfovibrio magneticus RS-1 genomic DNA:
- a CDS encoding DinB family protein, translating into MTKLFLVKALYNRWANARLAADMAKLSPEQLTATCAVNFGSILAIANHLLLGDRLWLHRFTGQGEPVASVDAVPYATLPALTAARHVEEDRAIAFTQKLDPQRLGSVLAYRTTDGTPMALPLALCIDHFFNHQTHHRGQIHGLLGSHGIKAADIDLLGFERETSAYANLL; encoded by the coding sequence ATGACCAAGCTCTTCCTCGTCAAAGCCCTTTACAACCGCTGGGCCAATGCCCGGCTGGCCGCCGACATGGCCAAGCTTTCGCCCGAGCAGCTGACGGCGACTTGCGCCGTCAATTTCGGCTCCATTCTGGCCATCGCCAACCATTTGCTTTTGGGCGACCGGCTGTGGCTCCATCGTTTTACCGGCCAGGGCGAGCCGGTGGCCTCCGTCGATGCCGTGCCCTATGCGACGCTTCCTGCGCTGACCGCCGCGCGCCACGTGGAAGAGGACCGGGCCATCGCCTTTACCCAGAAGCTTGATCCCCAGCGCCTGGGATCGGTGCTGGCCTACCGCACCACCGACGGCACGCCCATGGCCTTGCCGCTGGCGCTGTGCATCGACCACTTCTTCAACCACCAGACCCACCACCGGGGCCAGATCCACGGCCTGCTCGGCAGCCACGGCATAAAAGCGGCCGACATCGACCTGCTGGGCTTCGAGCGCGAGACCAGCGCCTACGCCAATTTGCTCTAG
- a CDS encoding cytochrome b/b6 domain-containing protein — protein MSAQGNGKFYLYTRYERFWHWLQAALIIALAATGFEVHGSFTLLGYKRAVTVHSALGITWLVAFAFFVFWVATTGEWKQYVPTTKKMFEVMRYYGYGIFQGQPHPCPKTPDAKHNPLQRLTYLALAAALLPFMMLTGLLYWLYNDWAALGLGGLSLSAVAVAHLLGAFAILAFLVVHVYMTTTGHTPLAHVKAMCTGWEDAEDGKPEDWEKRTA, from the coding sequence ATGAGCGCGCAAGGCAACGGTAAGTTCTATCTCTACACCCGCTACGAGCGGTTCTGGCACTGGCTGCAAGCGGCGCTCATCATCGCCCTGGCCGCCACCGGCTTCGAGGTCCACGGCAGCTTCACGCTGCTTGGCTACAAGCGGGCCGTGACCGTCCACTCGGCCCTGGGCATTACCTGGCTTGTCGCCTTTGCCTTCTTCGTCTTCTGGGTGGCCACCACGGGCGAGTGGAAGCAGTACGTGCCGACCACCAAGAAGATGTTCGAGGTCATGCGCTACTACGGCTACGGCATCTTCCAGGGCCAGCCCCATCCCTGCCCCAAGACGCCCGACGCCAAGCACAATCCACTTCAGCGCCTGACCTATCTGGCGCTGGCCGCGGCCTTGCTGCCGTTTATGATGCTCACGGGCCTGCTCTACTGGCTCTATAACGACTGGGCCGCCCTGGGCCTGGGGGGATTGAGCCTGTCGGCCGTGGCCGTGGCCCATCTGCTGGGGGCGTTCGCCATTTTGGCCTTCCTGGTGGTGCATGTGTACATGACGACCACCGGGCACACGCCTCTGGCCCATGTGAAGGCCATGTGCACGGGCTGGGAAGACGCCGAGGACGGCAAGCCCGAGGATTGGGAGAAGCGGACGGCCTAG
- a CDS encoding tetrathionate reductase family octaheme c-type cytochrome translates to MRLCKRPLCCWGGLALAAVFLLAAGPGLLGAAQNDKSADAAPGRQLARSAVSAPGARWTTADHSKYEALQKDFAKPEEVTAACLSCHQMAGDQIQHTAHWTWICPDCGDGKSMGKYGKTINNFCIAVPSNEPRCTSCHIGYGWKDKKFDFSDKNRIDCLVCHDTTHTYEKFPTKAGYPVTEPTLFPEDGKTYLPPDYKKITAKVGRPDRLNCGACHFYGGGGDGVKHGDLDSSMGMPKKSLDVHMDAEGLNFTCQRCHTTKEHQIAGRLYTSPAAPERISLTEADLASKIACESCHGQKPHKNDAKANDHVDKVACQSCHIPEFARVLPTKMSWDWSTAGQMNAEGKPFKKPGPYGKPSYDTKKGDFVWEKNVEPVYYWFNGAMSHMLVTDKVDPSKMLSLNQPAGSATDGKSRIMPFKRHTGKQPFDPVNATLVIPHLFGPKDSDAYWANYDWKRAIASGMKYVDLPFSGDVGFVETEYFFPITHMVAPKERVVACGECHNAEGRLKGLPGVYVPGRDVHAGVTMVGWGAVAAAVLAVVAHGVGRMVSSSRRKGQ, encoded by the coding sequence ATGCGACTGTGCAAGCGACCACTGTGTTGTTGGGGGGGATTGGCCCTGGCGGCCGTTTTTCTGCTGGCCGCCGGACCGGGGCTTTTGGGCGCGGCCCAAAATGACAAAAGCGCCGACGCCGCGCCGGGTCGACAACTGGCCCGCAGCGCGGTGAGCGCCCCGGGGGCGCGCTGGACCACGGCGGACCATTCCAAGTACGAGGCGCTGCAAAAGGATTTCGCCAAGCCCGAGGAGGTCACGGCAGCCTGCCTGTCCTGCCACCAGATGGCCGGCGACCAGATCCAGCACACCGCGCACTGGACCTGGATCTGCCCGGACTGCGGCGACGGCAAGTCCATGGGCAAGTACGGCAAGACCATCAACAACTTCTGCATCGCCGTGCCGTCCAACGAGCCGCGCTGCACCTCCTGCCACATCGGCTACGGCTGGAAGGACAAGAAATTCGATTTTTCCGACAAAAACCGCATCGACTGTCTGGTGTGCCATGACACCACCCACACCTACGAGAAGTTCCCGACCAAGGCCGGCTATCCCGTGACCGAGCCGACGTTGTTCCCCGAGGACGGCAAGACCTACCTGCCGCCCGACTACAAGAAGATCACGGCCAAGGTCGGCCGGCCCGACCGGCTCAATTGCGGCGCTTGCCACTTCTACGGCGGCGGCGGCGACGGCGTGAAGCACGGCGACCTCGACAGCTCCATGGGAATGCCCAAGAAGTCCCTGGACGTGCACATGGACGCCGAGGGCCTCAACTTCACCTGCCAGCGCTGCCACACCACCAAGGAACACCAGATCGCCGGGCGGCTCTACACCTCGCCGGCCGCGCCCGAGCGCATCAGCCTCACCGAGGCCGATCTGGCCTCCAAGATCGCCTGCGAATCCTGCCACGGCCAAAAGCCCCACAAGAACGACGCCAAGGCCAACGACCACGTGGACAAGGTGGCCTGCCAGTCCTGCCACATCCCGGAGTTCGCCCGGGTGTTGCCGACCAAGATGTCCTGGGACTGGTCCACGGCCGGCCAGATGAACGCCGAGGGCAAGCCGTTCAAGAAGCCCGGCCCCTACGGCAAGCCGTCCTACGACACCAAGAAGGGCGACTTCGTTTGGGAAAAGAACGTGGAGCCGGTCTATTACTGGTTCAACGGGGCCATGAGCCACATGCTGGTCACGGACAAGGTCGATCCGTCCAAGATGCTCAGCCTCAACCAGCCGGCCGGTTCGGCCACCGACGGCAAGTCGCGCATCATGCCCTTTAAGCGCCACACCGGGAAGCAGCCCTTTGATCCGGTCAACGCCACCCTGGTCATTCCGCATCTGTTTGGCCCCAAGGATTCCGACGCCTACTGGGCCAACTACGATTGGAAGCGGGCCATCGCCTCGGGCATGAAGTACGTGGATTTGCCGTTCTCGGGCGACGTCGGCTTTGTCGAGACGGAATACTTCTTCCCCATCACCCACATGGTCGCGCCCAAGGAGCGGGTGGTGGCCTGCGGCGAATGCCATAACGCCGAAGGACGCCTCAAGGGCCTGCCGGGCGTGTACGTGCCGGGCCGCGACGTTCATGCCGGCGTCACCATGGTCGGCTGGGGCGCGGTGGCGGCGGCTGTCCTGGCCGTGGTCGCCCATGGCGTGGGCCGCATGGTTTCAAGCTCCAGGAGGAAGGGACAATGA
- a CDS encoding glycine zipper domain-containing protein, with protein sequence MKRVYAACAVLALVGSLGCTNMTKTQQGALSGAALGAGAGAAISAIAGGNAGIGAGIGGALGGIAGGLIGHQQEQRGY encoded by the coding sequence ATGAAGCGTGTCTATGCCGCGTGCGCGGTGTTGGCCCTTGTCGGCAGCCTTGGCTGCACCAATATGACGAAAACCCAGCAGGGAGCGCTTTCCGGCGCGGCCCTCGGAGCCGGCGCGGGCGCGGCCATAAGCGCCATTGCCGGCGGCAATGCCGGCATCGGCGCGGGCATCGGCGGCGCGCTCGGCGGCATTGCCGGCGGGCTTATCGGCCACCAGCAGGAACAGCGCGGCTATTAG
- the bioB gene encoding biotin synthase BioB, giving the protein MPQFSAFADDIAAPLLAGGFLADALRERLLIELPAAQGAALDALARAANSVRRARVGNRASLCAIISAKSGRCGENCAFCAQSGHHASQSAVHPFLPPADIAAAAATMQAAGVTRFGIVASGKALPEAEIEAAAQAVAAIAATGMAADASFGVLPADALERLQAAGLAAYHHNLETSRRHYPNICTTRTFDDNLAVLADCRRLGLPICSGGLFGLGETWEDRADLALTLLEAGAFSIPVNFLSPIPGTPLEAQPVLSRDEARRIVILLRCLLPDRHIRICGGRPTVFGPTRDNLAPLRCGADGLMVGDYLTTAGASLDNDKAGLADIGFEVGQSK; this is encoded by the coding sequence ATGCCCCAATTTTCCGCCTTTGCCGATGACATCGCCGCCCCTTTGCTTGCCGGGGGATTTCTCGCCGACGCCCTGCGGGAGCGCCTGCTTATCGAACTGCCCGCTGCTCAGGGAGCCGCCCTGGACGCCCTGGCCCGGGCCGCCAACAGTGTGCGCCGCGCCCGCGTCGGCAACCGGGCCTCGCTGTGCGCCATAATAAGCGCCAAATCCGGGCGCTGCGGCGAGAACTGCGCCTTTTGCGCCCAGTCCGGGCACCACGCCTCCCAAAGCGCCGTCCATCCTTTCCTGCCGCCGGCCGACATCGCCGCCGCCGCCGCCACCATGCAGGCCGCGGGCGTTACCCGCTTCGGCATCGTCGCCTCGGGCAAGGCCCTGCCCGAAGCCGAAATCGAGGCCGCCGCCCAGGCCGTCGCCGCCATCGCCGCCACCGGCATGGCCGCCGACGCCTCCTTCGGCGTGCTGCCTGCCGACGCCCTGGAGCGCTTGCAGGCCGCTGGCCTTGCCGCCTACCACCACAACCTCGAAACCTCGCGCCGCCACTACCCGAACATCTGCACCACCCGCACCTTCGACGACAATCTGGCCGTGCTGGCCGACTGCCGCCGCCTGGGCCTCCCCATCTGTTCCGGCGGGCTTTTCGGCCTGGGCGAAACCTGGGAAGACCGGGCCGATCTGGCGCTGACCCTGCTCGAAGCCGGCGCGTTTTCCATCCCCGTCAATTTCCTCTCGCCCATCCCCGGCACGCCCCTGGAGGCGCAACCCGTGCTCTCCCGCGACGAAGCCCGGCGCATCGTCATCCTGCTGCGCTGCCTGCTGCCCGACCGGCACATCCGCATCTGCGGCGGCCGGCCCACGGTCTTCGGGCCGACCCGGGACAACCTCGCGCCCCTTCGCTGCGGCGCGGACGGCCTCATGGTCGGCGACTACCTGACCACCGCCGGCGCGTCCCTGGACAACGACAAAGCGGGTCTGGCCGACATCGGGTTTGAGGTGGGACAAAGCAAATAA
- a CDS encoding NAD(P)/FAD-dependent oxidoreductase — translation MQVDVAILGAGASGLCCAIGCGRRGRSVVLIDHGNKIARKVLAAGGGRANCTNIDIRPSDYVCGNPHFVKSALARLSPWEFLDWIHGGGVATREEDNGKHFCVDGAIRLVRFLEAEARQVGARFMTGATIREARKDGDVFVVETSAGPVRAASLVLALGGKSWPGIGATDFGYVLARRFGLAVTPLLPGLTPLLAGPDLAALCRDLSGVSLPVAIRGAGEAAGSLLFTHKGVSGPAVLDASMFWREGALAINFLPGCDVEAALAENPRLEVKNALARLLPKRLALALADILSLTGPVAGLSPKARRALADKLAAFPFTPARAEGYAKAEVTIGGVDTAAISSKTLEAASVPGLYVIGELLDVTGRLGGYNLHWAYASGFAAGEKA, via the coding sequence ATGCAGGTCGATGTCGCCATCCTGGGGGCCGGAGCGTCGGGGCTGTGCTGCGCCATCGGCTGCGGCCGGCGCGGACGCTCCGTGGTCCTTATCGATCACGGCAACAAGATCGCCCGCAAAGTGCTGGCGGCCGGCGGCGGCCGGGCCAATTGCACCAACATCGACATCCGGCCCTCGGACTATGTTTGCGGCAATCCGCATTTCGTCAAGTCCGCCCTGGCCCGGCTCTCGCCCTGGGAATTCCTCGACTGGATTCACGGCGGCGGCGTGGCTACCCGGGAAGAGGACAACGGCAAGCATTTCTGCGTTGATGGCGCGATCCGGCTGGTGCGGTTCCTCGAAGCCGAAGCCAGGCAGGTCGGGGCGCGTTTCATGACCGGCGCGACCATCCGCGAAGCCCGCAAAGACGGCGACGTGTTCGTGGTCGAAACCAGCGCCGGCCCGGTGCGTGCCGCCTCGCTGGTGCTGGCCCTTGGCGGCAAATCCTGGCCGGGCATCGGGGCCACGGACTTTGGCTACGTCCTGGCCCGGCGCTTTGGCCTTGCCGTCACGCCGCTTTTGCCGGGCCTCACACCGCTTCTAGCCGGCCCGGATCTGGCCGCGCTGTGCCGCGACCTGTCCGGCGTGTCCCTGCCCGTGGCCATACGCGGCGCGGGCGAGGCGGCCGGGAGCCTGCTTTTCACCCACAAGGGCGTGTCGGGCCCGGCTGTCCTTGACGCCTCCATGTTCTGGCGCGAAGGCGCGCTTGCCATCAATTTCCTGCCCGGCTGCGACGTCGAGGCCGCCCTGGCCGAAAACCCGCGCCTGGAAGTGAAAAACGCCCTCGCCCGGCTGCTGCCCAAGCGTCTGGCCTTGGCCCTGGCCGACATACTTTCGCTCACCGGCCCCGTGGCCGGGCTTTCGCCCAAGGCCCGCCGCGCCCTGGCCGACAAGCTCGCCGCCTTCCCCTTCACCCCGGCCCGGGCCGAAGGCTACGCCAAGGCCGAAGTCACCATCGGCGGCGTCGATACCGCCGCCATCTCCTCCAAAACCCTCGAAGCCGCGTCCGTGCCCGGCCTGTACGTCATCGGCGAACTCCTTGATGTCACCGGCCGCCTGGGCGGCTACAACCTCCACTGGGCCTATGCCTCGGGCTTCGCCGCCGGGGAGAAGGCGTAG